Proteins from a single region of Spodoptera frugiperda isolate SF20-4 chromosome 8, AGI-APGP_CSIRO_Sfru_2.0, whole genome shotgun sequence:
- the LOC126910916 gene encoding uncharacterized protein LOC126910916 isoform X3 has protein sequence MPRRKKSGLSQYSRASKRQRQVRSQETEEEHEARLAARREYYAELVSSETASQREERLATVREQVAGSRASETMNQHEARLTADRERHVVSRESETFTQREDRLSADRSRRAISRSLETDEERSSRLSADRHRHEISRMFESDEQHDLRLSAARSRYYEQQEITANHLEEERSRVQELRQTQSSDTRLIQLEEDRLRHVVLRLSPGEDDASMVYDFGELPWIEKEKSGFNYDSIIKYAEYTHLGSMDEICPHCIAVPLSGTESPKECVVHPVKLS, from the exons ATGCCTAGACGAAAGAAATCAGGTCTTTCTCAATATTCGAGAGCCTCTAAACGCCAGAGACAAGTTAGATCTCAAGAAACTGAGGAAGAACATGAGGCACGTTTAGCTGCGAGGCGGGAATATTATGCTGAATTGGTATCTTCGGAAACAGCTTCGCAAAGAGAAGAAAGATTAGCTACGGTTCGAGAACAAGTAGCTGGTTCACGCGCCTCAGAAACGATGAATCAGCATGAAGCACGCCTTACAGCCGACCGTGAGCGTCATGTcgt ATCTCGCGAGTCTGAGACATTCACACAGCGTGAAGATCGGCTCTCAGCTGACCGTTCTCGCCGTGCAATCTCACGTTCTCTAGAAACAGATGAGGAAAGAAGTTCACGGCTGTCTGCGGATCGCCATCGCCATGAAATATCCCGGATGTTCGAAAGCGATGAACAACATGATTTGCGTCTGTCGGCTGCTCGCAGTCGCTACTACGAACAACAGGAAATTACTGCTAATCACCTGGAAGAAGAAAGGAGTCGTGTGCAAGAATTGAGGCAAACACAATCCAGTGACACCCGATTGATACAGTTAGAAGAAGACCGGCTGCGTCATGTTGTTCTTAG GTTGTCACCTGGCGAAGATGATGCTTCGATGGTATACGACTTTGGAGAGTTGCCAtggatagaaaaagaaaaaagtggaTTTAATTATgactcaataataaaatatgccgAATATACTCATCTAGGCTCAATGGATGAAATATGCCCGCATTGCATTGCAGTGCCTTTAAGTGGCACGGAGAGCCCAAAGGAATGTGTTGTGCATCCGGTAAAGTTAAGTTAG
- the LOC126910917 gene encoding uncharacterized protein LOC126910917: MPRRKKSGLSQYSRASKRQRQVRSQETEEEHEARLAARREYYAELVSSETASQREERLATVREQVAGSRASETMNQHEARLTADRERHVVSRESETFTQREDRLSADRSRRAISRSLETDEERSSRLSADRHRHEISRMFESDEQHDLRLSAARSRYYEQQEITANHLEEERSRVQELRQTQSSDTRLIQLEEDRLRHVVLRL, translated from the exons ATGCCTAGACGAAAGAAATCAGGTCTTTCTCAATATTCGAGAGCCTCTAAACGCCAGAGACAAGTTAGATCTCAAGAAACTGAGGAAGAACATGAGGCACGTTTAGCTGCGAGGCGGGAATATTATGCTGAATTGGTATCTTCGGAAACAGCTTCGCAAAGAGAAGAAAGATTAGCTACGGTTCGAGAACAAGTAGCTGGTTCACGCGCCTCAGAAACGATGAATCAGCATGAAGCACGCCTTACAGCCGACCGTGAGCGTCATGTcgt ATCTCGCGAGTCTGAGACATTCACACAGCGTGAAGATCGGCTCTCAGCTGACCGTTCTCGCCGTGCAATCTCACGTTCTCTAGAAACAGATGAGGAAAGAAGTTCACGGCTGTCTGCGGATCGCCATCGCCATGAAATATCCCGGATGTTCGAAAGCGATGAACAACATGATTTGCGTCTGTCGGCTGCTCGCAGTCGCTACTACGAACAACAGGAAATTACTGCTAATCACCTGGAAGAAGAAAGGAGTCGTGTGCAAGAATTGAGGCAAACACAATCCAGTGACACCCGATTGATACAGTTAGAAGAAGACCGGCTGCGTCATGTTGTTCTTAGGTTGTGA
- the LOC126910916 gene encoding uncharacterized protein LOC126910916 isoform X2 has translation MPRRKKSGLSQYSRASKRQRQVRSQETEEEHEARLAARREYYAELVSSETASQREERLATVREQVAGSRASETMNQHEARLTADRERHVVSRESETFTQREDRLSADRSRRAISRSLETDEERSSRLSADRHRHEISRMFESDEQHDLRLSAARSRYYEQQEITANHLEEERSRVQELRQTQSSDTRLIQLEEDRLRHVVLRLSPGEDDASMVYDFGELPWIEKEKSGFNYDSIIKYAEYTHLGSMDEICPHCIAVPLSGTESPKECVVHPVKLS, from the exons ATGCCTAGACGAAAGAAATCAGGTCTTTCTCAATATTCGAGAGCCTCTAAACGCCAGAGACAAGTTAGATCTCAAGAAACTGAGGAAGAACATGAGGCACGTTTAGCTGCGAGGCGGGAATATTATGCTGAATTGGTATCTTCGGAAACAGCTTCGCAAAGAGAAGAAAGATTAGCTACGGTTCGAGAACAAGTAGCTGGTTCACGCGCCTCAGAAACGATGAATCAGCATGAAGCACGCCTTACAGCCGACCGTGAGCGTCATGTcgt ATCTCGCGAGTCTGAGACATTCACACAGCGTGAAGATCGGCTCTCAGCTGACCGTTCTCGCCGTGCAATCTCACGTTCTCTAGAAACAGATGAGGAAAGAAGTTCACGGCTGTCTGCGGATCGCCATCGCCATGAAATATCCCGGATGTTCGAAAGCGATGAACAACATGATTTGCGTCTGTCGGCTGCTCGCAGTCGCTACTACGAACAACAGGAAATTACTGCTAATCACCTGGAAGAAGAAAGGAGTCGTGTGCAAGAATTGAGGCAAACACAATCAAGTGACACCCGATTGATACAGTTAGAAGAAGACCGGCTGCGTCATGTTGTTCTTAGGTTGTCACCTGGCGAAGATGATGCTTCGATGGTATACGACTTTGGAGAGTTGCCAtggatagaaaaagaaaaaagtggaTTTAATTATgactcaataataaaatatgccgAATATACTCATCTAGGCTCAATGGATGAAATATGCCCGCATTGCATTGCAGTGCCTTTAAGTGGCACGGAGAGCCCAAAGGAATGTGTTGTGCATCCGGTAAAGTTAAGTTAG